In Maridesulfovibrio frigidus DSM 17176, a genomic segment contains:
- a CDS encoding cytochrome c3 family protein: MKTNFLYVGIAVVFAVMVIVYATTANNLSEEIANISSDKADIVRADLTVSFPVTLEFDRPEGLNKTRFSEVKFSHFSHQDVSCVQCHHTWDGKSPVKSCADEGCHDELKSKGDTESYFRAFHTLHSDRSCRGCHAEMNKAGKAELKLAPCANNACHVVVPRVAK; encoded by the coding sequence ATGAAGACTAATTTTTTGTATGTAGGGATAGCAGTTGTTTTTGCCGTTATGGTAATTGTTTATGCTACAACCGCCAATAATTTAAGCGAAGAGATTGCTAACATCTCTTCCGATAAAGCTGACATAGTCCGTGCGGACCTGACTGTAAGCTTTCCTGTAACTTTAGAGTTTGATCGCCCTGAGGGTCTTAATAAGACTCGTTTTTCTGAGGTTAAATTCTCTCACTTCAGCCATCAGGATGTTTCCTGTGTGCAGTGTCACCACACTTGGGATGGTAAAAGTCCTGTGAAGAGTTGTGCTGATGAAGGTTGTCACGACGAGTTGAAAAGTAAAGGTGACACGGAGTCATACTTTAGAGCTTTCCACACCTTGCATAGTGACCGCAGTTGTCGCGGGTGTCATGCTGAAATGAACAAGGCTGGTAAAGCTGAACTTAAGCTAGCTCCTTGTGCAAACAATGCTTGTCATGTGGTTGTACCTAGAGTTGCAAAATAA
- a CDS encoding GGDEF domain-containing protein — translation MKNNESIGIHRVIILPILFLLAISAFFLFHTTVVEQQRLKTVKQYLEDIRSDAYRIAEKETSSQKSYETGRLTSLIEKLKNIKEDSPFYKTINSKKLNLVDSADSFLKASAQLGSTPPNQSLSALTHNLDKAISGALVSLNDEPRASIRSKVKIEYSLIILICIFVLIQYFVVQSYMKGRLEEQSQEHEESNALIKKLTERDSLTNLPGRKKFYTEADREIASATRYSSDLTLIKMDIHGFKEINQKHGQKAGDKVLSRFARLVRKNLRRPDSFFRVGGDKFVILAPHTTIENAEHLTVKINKLLKMDKLASAIHLEINTGIASCEKSDTSETLMKKVATALKSSKIRGAGSVAIYGQSEE, via the coding sequence ATGAAAAACAACGAATCCATAGGTATCCACCGCGTAATAATTCTACCAATACTTTTTTTGTTAGCTATTTCTGCATTTTTTCTATTTCACACGACAGTTGTTGAGCAACAACGGCTTAAAACTGTGAAACAATATTTGGAAGATATTCGTTCTGATGCTTACAGGATCGCAGAAAAAGAGACATCATCGCAAAAATCTTATGAGACTGGACGGCTGACTTCTCTGATTGAAAAGTTAAAAAACATTAAAGAGGACAGCCCTTTTTACAAAACTATCAATTCAAAAAAGTTGAATCTCGTTGATTCGGCAGACTCGTTCTTAAAAGCATCTGCACAGTTAGGCTCAACTCCGCCAAATCAATCTTTGTCCGCCTTAACGCATAATTTGGACAAAGCAATTAGCGGAGCACTGGTCAGCCTAAATGATGAACCTAGAGCTTCTATTCGCAGTAAGGTAAAAATAGAATACAGCCTGATAATTTTGATTTGTATCTTCGTGCTCATCCAATATTTTGTGGTTCAATCATATATGAAGGGAAGATTGGAAGAACAGAGTCAGGAACATGAAGAATCGAATGCTCTTATCAAAAAGCTCACTGAAAGAGACTCTCTTACAAATCTACCCGGTAGGAAAAAATTCTATACAGAGGCGGACCGTGAAATTGCTTCAGCCACAAGATACAGTTCGGACCTAACCCTGATTAAAATGGACATTCACGGTTTCAAAGAAATAAACCAGAAACATGGCCAAAAAGCAGGTGATAAAGTTCTCTCCAGATTTGCACGTCTTGTACGGAAAAATCTTAGAAGGCCTGACAGTTTCTTTCGTGTTGGCGGTGATAAATTTGTAATTCTCGCCCCCCATACTACCATCGAAAATGCTGAGCACTTGACTGTAAAAATTAACAAGCTATTAAAAATGGATAAATTAGCTAGCGCAATTCACCTTGAAATTAATACAGGTATTGCTTCTTGCGAAAAGAGCGACACGTCTGAAACTCTTATGAA
- a CDS encoding ABC transporter ATP-binding protein yields MKGPQDLTRPDSQKATGFADAAPLISLKGITKRFGKVVANNDISLDLYPGRIKALLGENGAGKSTLMNMLAGRFKPDEGYIEVDGVRKEFTSSKDAIKAGIGMVYQHFMLVETMTVAENVLLGQEGSFFINPREMNNRVRKLAEDYELEIDPTARISDLSMGEKQRVEILKLLYRESRVLIFDEPTAVLTPREAFRLFEALWAMTRLGKSVVFISHKLEEVMAIADEVAILRRGEIDDEVSREKITSKADLACRMVGKEVLLEVTKEEVEIGEKVLEVKNMTGIGLRGINLNVRKGEVVAIVGVAGNGQQELVEGVSGLRKPPKDTIFIMNKPWRKFFAEMTWNNSMSYIPEDRLDLATARNLDLVDNLLLTTGQGFTLGPFLQRDKAAKVAQELVEEYDVRPGRIQALAWQLSGGNLQKMVLARELYRQPHLIVAEQPTQGLDISATEEVWNKLLEARKMAGILLVTGDLSEAIQLADRVAVMYCGQIMDEFPVTDIAKLDNIGLLMAGVRE; encoded by the coding sequence ATGAAAGGACCGCAAGATCTAACCCGCCCTGACTCACAAAAAGCTACAGGATTCGCTGATGCCGCTCCGCTCATATCTTTAAAAGGTATAACCAAGCGATTTGGCAAAGTTGTTGCGAATAACGATATTTCACTTGATCTGTACCCCGGTCGCATTAAAGCTTTGCTTGGTGAAAACGGAGCAGGTAAAAGCACATTGATGAATATGCTAGCCGGACGTTTCAAGCCGGATGAAGGGTATATAGAAGTCGATGGAGTGCGCAAAGAATTCACTTCTTCGAAGGATGCCATTAAAGCCGGGATCGGGATGGTTTATCAGCATTTCATGCTGGTGGAGACTATGACGGTAGCCGAGAATGTTCTTCTTGGACAAGAAGGCTCATTCTTCATTAATCCTCGTGAGATGAATAACAGAGTTCGCAAACTCGCCGAAGATTACGAACTCGAAATTGATCCTACAGCTCGTATATCTGATCTTTCTATGGGCGAGAAGCAGCGCGTAGAAATTTTAAAGCTGTTATACAGAGAAAGTCGCGTTCTAATTTTTGATGAGCCTACAGCCGTTCTTACCCCGCGCGAAGCTTTCCGTCTTTTTGAAGCGTTATGGGCAATGACTAGGCTTGGTAAGTCAGTTGTTTTCATCAGCCATAAGCTCGAAGAAGTAATGGCGATAGCTGATGAAGTTGCTATTCTTCGTCGTGGCGAGATCGACGATGAAGTTTCGCGTGAGAAAATTACTTCGAAGGCCGATCTTGCTTGTCGCATGGTTGGTAAAGAAGTTCTCCTTGAAGTGACTAAAGAAGAAGTGGAAATAGGCGAGAAGGTTCTCGAAGTTAAGAATATGACCGGAATCGGTTTGCGTGGCATTAATTTGAATGTCCGTAAAGGCGAGGTCGTTGCTATTGTCGGAGTTGCGGGAAACGGTCAGCAAGAGCTTGTTGAGGGAGTTAGCGGGCTTCGCAAGCCTCCGAAAGATACAATTTTTATTATGAATAAGCCGTGGCGCAAATTCTTTGCGGAGATGACTTGGAATAATTCCATGTCCTACATTCCCGAGGATAGGCTTGATCTTGCTACAGCTAGAAATCTGGACCTTGTGGACAACCTGCTTTTGACAACCGGACAGGGGTTTACCCTCGGACCTTTTCTTCAGCGTGATAAGGCAGCAAAAGTAGCTCAAGAACTTGTTGAAGAGTACGACGTTCGCCCTGGTAGAATTCAGGCCCTCGCATGGCAATTGTCCGGCGGTAATCTTCAGAAGATGGTTCTGGCCCGTGAGCTTTATCGTCAGCCTCATCTTATCGTTGCTGAGCAGCCTACGCAGGGTCTTGATATCTCCGCTACAGAGGAAGTCTGGAACAAGTTGCTGGAAGCCCGCAAAATGGCCGGAATACTGCTTGTAACGGGAGATTTGAGCGAAGCCATTCAATTGGCAGATAGAGTAGCTGTAATGTATTGTGGGCAGATTATGGATGAATTTCCTGTGACTGACATTGCAAAGCTCGATAACATAGGTCTCTTGATGGCTGGTGTTCGCGAATAA
- a CDS encoding ABC transporter permease gives MLESFIVPLLAATVQSGTPILYATLGEILTEKGGVLNLGVEGMMSMAAFVAFAVAYTTGNPWLAFICGGLAGTMMAMLHGFVCITCLGNQVVSGLALTILGVGLCNFLGTPFIGLAAPGFSKFAIPVLSSIPYIGKIFFKQDALVYFCYFIPFIFMIFMNRTSLGIAITAVGEKPGAAAAAGLKSIRLRWMALLGGGFLIGLGGAYLSLAYTHLWANGLAGGRGWIAVALVIFAFWRPGRAVFGAYLFGGVMAFQLRLQAIGTHIPSSLLLMLPYALTILVLIFSAVRGRGGNAPAHLGINIEPEG, from the coding sequence ATGCTGGAAAGTTTTATAGTTCCTCTGCTGGCCGCTACTGTGCAGTCCGGTACTCCAATTTTGTACGCTACGCTTGGTGAGATTCTCACCGAAAAGGGCGGAGTGCTTAATCTAGGGGTAGAGGGCATGATGAGTATGGCGGCTTTTGTTGCATTCGCTGTGGCATACACAACGGGAAATCCTTGGCTTGCATTTATTTGTGGCGGCTTGGCAGGAACCATGATGGCAATGCTTCACGGCTTTGTCTGTATCACATGTCTTGGCAATCAGGTTGTCTCTGGTCTTGCGCTAACCATACTCGGAGTGGGGCTTTGCAACTTTTTAGGGACTCCGTTTATTGGCTTAGCTGCACCAGGTTTTTCTAAATTCGCCATTCCGGTTCTTTCGTCTATCCCGTATATTGGGAAAATCTTTTTTAAGCAGGATGCCCTAGTATATTTTTGCTATTTCATTCCGTTTATTTTCATGATCTTTATGAACCGAACCAGTCTGGGTATTGCTATTACTGCTGTAGGTGAAAAGCCGGGCGCAGCTGCTGCGGCAGGGCTTAAATCTATAAGATTGCGCTGGATGGCACTGCTTGGCGGTGGTTTTCTTATCGGTCTTGGCGGTGCATATCTTTCCCTTGCATATACTCACCTTTGGGCAAACGGCCTTGCAGGCGGTAGAGGCTGGATAGCGGTTGCTTTGGTTATCTTTGCTTTCTGGCGGCCCGGAAGAGCTGTGTTCGGTGCATACCTTTTCGGTGGGGTTATGGCCTTCCAACTTAGACTTCAAGCTATAGGCACCCATATTCCTTCTTCACTTTTGCTGATGCTACCTTATGCACTTACGATTCTCGTGCTTATTTTCTCTGCTGTCAGAGGACGCGGGGGGAATGCTCCTGCACACCTCGGAATTAATATCGAGCCGGAAGGATAG
- a CDS encoding BMP family ABC transporter substrate-binding protein: MRKLMILVIVAAMFVIMVTACSDVEKKDKLKVGFVYVSPVADAGYSYAQDQGRIAIDKLPYVETSFVESVAEGTDSERVVLNFARKGYDVIFGTSFGYMDPMVKVSKEFPNVAFMHCSGFKTTPNMSNYFGRMYQARYLTGMVAGMMTKDNVIGYVAAFPIPEVIRGINAFALGAQAVNPKATVRVVWTKTWYNPGLEKDAAISLLDMGADVIAQHQDSPGPQEAAQERGKYSIGYNSDMSKLAPKSHLTSAVWNWAPLFTNVVEQVRDGVWQGNESLWWGMDQGVVDISPFSSMVPKEVQDKVLAAKKEIKAGNNAIFVGPIKDQAGKVVVPAGQTMEDGKLLGMSWFVEGVVGNTE; the protein is encoded by the coding sequence ATGCGTAAGTTAATGATCCTGGTCATCGTAGCGGCAATGTTCGTAATAATGGTGACTGCTTGTTCTGACGTTGAGAAAAAAGATAAACTTAAAGTTGGATTTGTTTATGTTTCACCTGTTGCTGATGCTGGATATTCATACGCTCAGGATCAGGGTCGTATTGCTATTGATAAACTTCCATATGTTGAAACTTCTTTCGTTGAATCCGTTGCTGAAGGAACTGATTCCGAGCGCGTAGTTCTTAACTTCGCACGTAAAGGGTACGATGTAATTTTTGGAACAAGCTTTGGTTACATGGACCCTATGGTCAAAGTTTCCAAGGAATTCCCTAATGTTGCATTCATGCATTGTTCCGGTTTCAAAACCACTCCTAACATGAGCAACTATTTCGGTCGTATGTATCAGGCTCGCTACCTTACAGGTATGGTTGCCGGTATGATGACTAAAGATAACGTCATCGGTTATGTTGCTGCTTTCCCGATTCCTGAAGTAATTCGCGGAATCAACGCTTTTGCTCTCGGTGCACAGGCTGTTAACCCTAAGGCTACCGTTCGCGTTGTATGGACCAAAACTTGGTATAATCCAGGTCTTGAAAAAGACGCAGCTATCAGCCTTCTTGATATGGGCGCTGATGTTATTGCTCAGCATCAGGATTCTCCTGGTCCTCAGGAAGCAGCTCAGGAACGTGGTAAATACTCCATAGGTTACAACTCTGATATGTCCAAGCTTGCTCCTAAATCTCACCTTACCTCCGCTGTATGGAACTGGGCTCCTCTCTTCACAAATGTTGTTGAGCAGGTTCGTGACGGTGTTTGGCAGGGTAACGAGTCTCTCTGGTGGGGCATGGATCAGGGCGTTGTAGATATCTCTCCTTTCAGCTCTATGGTTCCTAAAGAAGTGCAGGACAAAGTTCTTGCTGCTAAAAAAGAAATCAAAGCAGGTAACAACGCTATCTTCGTTGGTCCTATTAAAGATCAGGCGGGTAAAGTTGTAGTTCCTGCCGGACAGACAATGGAAGACGGTAAGCTTCTCGGCATGTCATGGTTTGTCGAAGGCGTCGTTGGAAATACTGAGTAA
- the gpt gene encoding xanthine phosphoribosyltransferase translates to MADNYKKMFPISWDQLHRDSRALSWRLLELGPFKGILAITRGGLVPAAILARELDIRLIDTVCVSTYDWKVREKKSTVLKGFEGDGEGWLLVDDLVDTGKTAKLVREMVPKAHFATVYAKPEGRSLVDTFITEVSQDTWILFPWDSETQFAKPIVKVSQDD, encoded by the coding sequence ATGGCAGACAATTATAAAAAAATGTTTCCTATTTCATGGGATCAATTACATAGAGATTCCAGAGCCTTATCATGGCGTTTGCTTGAACTTGGTCCTTTTAAAGGGATTCTGGCAATCACCCGCGGGGGACTTGTTCCTGCTGCTATCCTAGCGCGCGAACTTGATATAAGGCTTATCGACACAGTTTGTGTTTCAACATATGACTGGAAAGTGCGAGAAAAGAAATCTACTGTGCTTAAAGGTTTTGAAGGTGATGGCGAAGGCTGGCTTCTCGTAGATGACCTTGTCGACACGGGTAAGACAGCTAAATTAGTTAGAGAAATGGTGCCTAAAGCCCATTTTGCTACTGTTTATGCTAAGCCGGAAGGCAGATCTTTGGTAGATACTTTCATCACTGAAGTGAGTCAGGATACTTGGATTTTATTTCCCTGGGATAGCGAAACACAATTTGCTAAACCTATTGTGAAAGTTTCTCAGGACGACTAA
- a CDS encoding ABC transporter permease produces MLGYRLQKRDEPWSWGAPIIVVGALVLSLGLSALLLELQGKSAVEGLFVLWQGAFGTSWALEDAILKSIPIFLCALGVATAFRMQVWNIGAEGQFALGAIGATWAALSFPDLPGYLLMPLMFLSAAVCGGFWAYIPAILRLKLKVNEIISTLMLNYIAILLLEYLVFGVWKDSKSYGFPVTPEFTGGAVIGQIGDSRLHWGFVVCIGAGLGMWAFMRFTRLGFDIKVAGEGQRVAIYSRLPYGKLTILVMAISGALAGWAGCIETSAVVNRLQPSIMVGYGYTAIVVAWLARLHPLYIAISAYLLAALRIGVENMQLELQIPAAFGSIMEGLILMSVLAGQMLVTYKITRKK; encoded by the coding sequence ATGTTGGGTTATCGATTACAAAAGCGCGATGAACCCTGGAGCTGGGGCGCCCCGATTATTGTCGTGGGCGCTCTGGTTCTTTCTTTAGGTTTAAGCGCTCTCCTGCTTGAATTGCAGGGCAAATCAGCTGTGGAAGGACTTTTTGTTCTCTGGCAGGGAGCTTTTGGTACGTCATGGGCTTTGGAAGATGCCATTTTAAAATCTATCCCTATTTTTCTTTGTGCACTTGGTGTTGCGACTGCTTTCAGGATGCAGGTCTGGAATATCGGAGCGGAAGGGCAGTTTGCTTTAGGTGCCATCGGTGCGACTTGGGCGGCTCTCAGTTTTCCCGACCTTCCCGGATATCTGCTTATGCCTTTAATGTTCTTATCGGCCGCGGTTTGTGGTGGATTCTGGGCTTATATCCCAGCCATCTTGCGGCTTAAGTTAAAGGTTAATGAAATCATTTCAACATTGATGCTCAACTATATAGCCATACTGCTACTGGAATATTTGGTTTTCGGAGTATGGAAAGATTCTAAAAGTTACGGCTTTCCGGTTACGCCGGAGTTTACAGGCGGAGCTGTTATCGGGCAGATCGGCGATAGTCGGTTGCACTGGGGTTTTGTCGTTTGTATCGGAGCGGGACTCGGTATGTGGGCGTTTATGCGCTTTACCCGTCTTGGTTTTGATATAAAAGTTGCGGGCGAAGGCCAGCGCGTTGCTATATATTCCCGCTTGCCGTACGGAAAACTTACTATTCTTGTTATGGCAATTTCCGGCGCACTTGCTGGATGGGCTGGGTGTATCGAAACATCCGCAGTCGTGAACAGGCTACAGCCAAGTATTATGGTTGGTTACGGTTATACCGCGATTGTTGTTGCCTGGCTTGCAAGGCTGCATCCTTTATATATAGCGATCTCTGCATATTTGCTTGCTGCACTACGTATCGGAGTAGAAAATATGCAGCTTGAGCTTCAAATTCCTGCTGCGTTCGGGTCGATTATGGAAGGGCTTATTCTTATGTCCGTTCTTGCCGGGCAAATGCTGGTAACTTATAAGATAACACGAAAGAAATAG